CTGTTATAATTAAGACACGAAAATTTCATAGTCTTAACGTTAATTGGCAGAATTCTGATAAGCTATTAACCGAGCTCTGGCAGAGTACCACCACTATCATCATagccacaagctcaagatttcaaATTCCCTTTGGCTGTTTCCTAACTATAGACCTCAAAGATGCTTTTCAATGTGCagaaaacatctgtcacagttttctggacaaagaaaaaaatgttaatatttttaaccagaataaaaaaaaaaatatttttaaccagATTCATTTCTGGCAAGAGTATATACTGCCATTTCTACAATGTAAATATCAGTACAGATTATAAACAGGGGGGATGTTAATAagactaaaatatattttcacaatgttaaaaaatttatataaacttCATAGAAAAAGTCTTGAGACTTAAATCCACTTCTCACAGATCAAAAAGACTCCAGAAAGTACAACCTAAAGTTCCCTACCTGCCTATTCCTAAGGatgtttctctccctttcctctcttgagACTTTGTCCCTTCCCTGAGAGTTtccattgtaatttttatttcaattcctAAATTTTAATGTTTGTCTCTTGTCTATATCTGTTTTATCTGGGTTTCACTTGGCTGAGAGGCATGTCCAGTCATCAGCTTCTGACTGTAcaagccagccatgataagctgaATAGAAACAGACCTCCAAAAGGatgttctttacttccaaccatcaTCACCTGCTAGTGCAGGACTCAGCCATGATAAATTTGAGAGGCCTGAGTTTCAGTAGTTTACTCTGAAAAATACCTGGTTTTTGGAAGGATCACAGATTACCTGAGcatcacccaagaacagaccatctaaaggaaatgcttaacattccaACAGTTGTACATAGGATCACCCTCCAGCAAACATTCACAAGGACagccctagacaaatgtcagccaatcagggatcTTGAACCacagaaatccctcacccccagctTAACTACTataaaaaacccaactctaactgagttCAGGTTTCTTCGATTATTCCAATACAGGACACACGGAGATatcgagtttgcaaacttgtattaAATAGACTCTTGtttttgttaagtttttttttttttttcctttggcctgGTAAGCCTCTCTACCACTggaataatccaaatcagaccaaaccaaaccaaattaaaTGAAGCCCAGTTTAATGGATGCCATCACTCCTGGCTGGCCCTCTGAGAAAACACGATGAGGGGGACTGAGAATTGGGGAGACTACCAGAGGGGGAAAAGGAAGACCACGTGTTTGTTTTCTGGGgcacagtttaaatagcctgtgggagtggtcttgaccctccctggggaagagtcattgtttggcaggctttcttggaggtggaatCTGGACTGTAGCCACTAGAGGAGAGGGGGCTTGAACCCCCAGACaagcattccagactctttgtatatatAGATGCCAGGAGACAGGGGTGATACTTTCAaccaaacatttcagactctttttGGATAAAGTAACAatggctcaagtctggctacttcctgcaggtatAGGACAACATGGGAGAAGAGAGATCTGGGACTTGGTGGATTCACTCTCAGCAAGAGGTGTTTCTGGAGAAGCATATGGTTTACTTCCATCCTGGAGACCTTAGGCAGCTGTTCCTAGAAAGAGAtaagaaggcaggtggctaggaaaatgtatatatatagttagtAATGGCCCTATGAATGGGAAGggtcattaactgccagaaagaatgggacagagaagtgtcCTGGTTGTACAGTAGAGGCTCGGGTATATAAGTGAGAACAAGAACAGATATGCCCTTTTAAAACCAAATTTTAGTAGGTAGGTGTCCTTTTGAGCCAGGAGAGGTGATACCAATGGGGAAGTCCTAGGAGCTGGTACACTATTGTCATTGTCTGAAGGGCCCTTTGTATGTTGGTCTTGGCCTAGACAGCAGgggtgacctgtaaaatatgcttgaaaatgggtggaGTTAAAATAGGCTTTGGAGactgctagtttttttttttttttttcagatctgaTTTTTTGATAAAGCAGTAGAACATGTTTTAGAAACCTGCAGGTATCTGTGAGACAACTGGAACAGGAACATTTTAGACAGCAATAAAGGGAATTGAGAACTCTGAATTTaaagatacacctgaaacctaTTAATCCTGGACCATGAAGCCTGtaaaagaggcacacctgtctgtattttagtaggaaatttaacaaatgaagtaatgagttaCCAGTACCTTAAGTTATCAAATGCCATTCGgaggtttttcattttatttattttttaattttttttcctgggatCTGGTTTCCAGagtaaagtttgcttctggtttattagactttggtggtcagTCCCCATCTTTGTGTGATCCCGGTGGATCCAACAAAGATTATTCTAGAATTTGTTAAAACTCTGATGGTTTCACTTCCATATATTAGCATGCGGTAGCTGGAAATGAGGACTAAATGTAGATTTTACTTAAAACTTGTTCTGAAACTCTATTAGACCATTTCATTTTGGAAAATTATTGGTGACGTATACTAGTTTGTTTTCTACAACTTAATTTCAGATGCGAATTTCTACTTCTTAGGAGGATATTATTAAATgctaagttttattttcttttacagcCTCATTAAAACATTTGTTGcaggaaatgaaaaagagaaaaccaatcAAAGTATTTCCTGGTATATAGTGAAATGGTATCCAGTCCTTTCAAATGATAACTCATGCCATTTCCcaaatctttcatttcctttgccaTGCTCACTTCATTCTAACCTACTCTTTCTTATGGATATATCTAGGCAACACCTGGGGAGCtccataggaccaaactagaacCTCTGCAGGCAGGCACAGTTTTGTAGCTTAgtctgtttgtgggactcctatAGTGGGACCATGATCTATATCTGGTGCATGAACAGACTTTTTATAAACCTATTCCATATGgtggaatgccttgctcagccttgatgctgCAGGTAAAGCTTGGTCCTTCTTCAATTGAATATGCCAGATCTTGACTTCCCATGTGAGACTGTAACCTTTATGAGAAGTGGATGGTGGTGGTATGGGGGAGGAatggtagaagcaggaggaagggaggaggggaaacggtgattggtatgtaaaatcaataagaaagtaaatttaaaaaataattcattatgTAAACCaatttggaataaaaataaataaagcaaaataaatatggCAGGTGTATTCTTGAGTTTAAGTGAATATTTTCTCCATATCATGGGGCTTTTTATTGAGTATGAATCGGCTTTGTGGAATTGTAACAAAAGCACAATTATTTCTTATGCATACAGTAAAAGATAGAATTGGGAACTGAGCAAGAACTTTGAGCATAAGAGGAAATATTGTTCATTAATGTACTACAACTGTACAGATAAACAAATGCCAATTCGTTCTACAGAAACCAAttaaaaaaccctgtcttaaaaaacaaaaaataaaagaagtcattttaaggttattattttcatttattctttatttgtatACTATATAAAGAGAAATCTCAATAACATCCCTAAATAGTATCAGTTATGTTTTAGAGTATCTATTCTATCTCTATGATTGAAGAGTTAAAGGAAAAGACTTTATAGGAACAAACCTACAATTTAAAATCAATAGCACAATACAATGTACACATGGTGAGTTTGAGGAATACAAGAAAAAATCATGCCAGTGCAGCAAACATTTCTtaggaagaaaaaagcaaaagaaattaagCTAATGTTGTGTTTCAATAATCAATATGAGAAATTGCAAACCAAATATCCCTAATGTAAATAATTTCTGACATATTCAGCAAAGGTGGAGTTATTTGAAGACTATCAGTAGGATCTTAAGTATATCAATAATTAATTGACATTTCAATTTAAACATAGATATAGAAATCATATGCTAGCATTCCTATATGTTATATTCAAATTTAATTAATGCTTTTTTGGGATAATGTTAGGTATAAAAGGCACAGGACATTcatatattatgtaaatataagTCAATGTGAGCTTTAGGTTTGCTcagctcagtttttaaaatatatttttttcatgaagcaaTTTCTCTTGAGCAACTTTCTCATTGCCTCTTTTACATCTTTGTTTCTCAAGCTGTAGATAATAGGATTTAGCATGGGAATGACAATGGTATATATGGTTGACACTACCATGTCATGCTTGAGGGTGTAATTGGAACTTGGTCTCACATACATAAAGAGGATTGTCCCATGGAAAATGGACACTCCTGTTAGGTGAGCCCCACATGTAGAAAAAActttcctcctcccttcagcTGAATTAATCTTCAGAATGGCAAACAGAATAAAACCATAGGAAACTAGGACAATAAAGATGGTGACTAGTTCAATGGAGCCTGCACAGTAGAAGAGAAGAAGTTGATTTAAGTGAGTGTCAGAACAAGAAATTGTGAGCAATGGAGGAATATCACAGAAGACATGCCTAATCTCATTGGATCCACAGAAAGAAAGGCTAAAAGTAGCCACTGTGTGTATAGCAGCATGTAAAATTCCACCAGCATACGAAGCAATAATGAGTGGCACATAGACCCTGGGTGACATCCTTACTGTATACAGAAGTGGGTTGTAGATTGCCAAGTAGC
This genomic window from Chionomys nivalis chromosome 2, mChiNiv1.1, whole genome shotgun sequence contains:
- the LOC130862905 gene encoding olfactory receptor 1102-like, which gives rise to MTRTPSDKNAEKIQMNNMTEITVFILLGFTDDFDMKIFLFILFLAIYLVTLIGNLGLVTLVIEDSRLHTPMYYFLTVLSFLDACFSTVLTPKMLVNFFSKNKSISLVGCATQMLLFVTFGTTECFLLAAMAYDRYLAIYNPLLYTVRMSPRVYVPLIIASYAGGILHAAIHTVATFSLSFCGSNEIRHVFCDIPPLLTISCSDTHLNQLLLFYCAGSIELVTIFIVLVSYGFILFAILKINSAEGRRKVFSTCGAHLTGVSIFHGTILFMYVRPSSNYTLKHDMVVSTIYTIVIPMLNPIIYSLRNKDVKEAMRKLLKRNCFMKKIYFKN